A single region of the Metarhizium brunneum chromosome 6, complete sequence genome encodes:
- the GIG1_1 gene encoding N-acetylglucosamine-induced protein 1, protein MGSLHVMPFWQVNCPPHELTAECPPFLALLNEKDRRIVGMPDSAFKLLTWEQVCGIVRENRLEAFQRTPSDLRRYKAFTFRLAKQHGSVASFILQERLRWQAPIQSRGYPFQYAEDVKILWNDWPYGLDKRVVHLVVWTKFELEANQTSGDLTDKAKAEVDAFVTRTFRTRVPAENVVWFRNWAALKSIHAVEHFHVMMYDPDPEFVREVTNGDVALSAKADL, encoded by the exons ATGGGTTCTCTCCATGTCATGCCCTTTTGGCAGGTCAACTGTCCTCCTCATGAGTTGACTGCTGAGTGCCCCCCATTTCTCGCCCTTCTCAACGAAAAGGACCGCCGTATTGTTGGTATGCCAGATTCCGCCTTTAAGCTCCTCACATGGGAGCAGGTCTGCGGGATTGTTCGAGAGAACCGTCTCGAGGCCTTCCAGAGAACGCCCTCGGATCTAAGACGCTACAAGGCTTTCACTTTCAGACTGGCCAAGCAACACGGCAGCGTTGCTAGCTTCATTCTGCAAGAACGATTGCGGTGGCAGGCTCCTATCCAGTCACGAGGGTACCCTTTTCAGTACGCAGAAGACGTAAAGATTCTGTGGAACGACTGGCCCTACGGATTGGACAAGCGAGTCGTCCATCTTGTTGTGTGGACCAAATTTGAGCTTGAGGCCAATCAAACCAGTGGTGACTTGACCGACAAGGCGAAAGCAGAGGTTGACGCGTTTGTGACCAGGACATTCCGAACACGGGTCCCAGCAGAGAAC GTTGTGTGGTTCAGGAATTGGGCTGCGCTCAAGTCCATTCACGCTGTGGAACACTTCCACGTCATGATGTATGATCCTGACCCTGAGTTTGTCCGCGAGGTAACCAATGGCGACGTGGCCCTCTCTGCAAAGGCCGATTTGTAA